A window from Pseudobutyrivibrio ruminis HUN009 encodes these proteins:
- a CDS encoding ParB/RepB/Spo0J family partition protein, which produces MNKSIGVAFEQYIADDIAKYAGVTMPVKAGFFNRIMVTKALCTALHPNPDDEFSIPSVGPSYRIISEYEKKYIYNSNHSMNYFDGEEPIMVEKIRPDGYMILNGHHRWAAALKLGYEKIPIQVINVTRNQEIKDIIKNSKHDKRVTLDLDEVVFWNPNNGPAENDLPFPLNKFYKDKLRLGIPALFRMLNQAGYDIWVYSSKFYAMEYIRALFNKYHVHVTGIVTGTSKRKQTSQEKNEMQDLYVKKYLFTLQIDNDSVFMMDNVRKEFQEFTIDKGINWSKSVMDIIKEIDA; this is translated from the coding sequence ATGAACAAAAGTATTGGTGTAGCGTTTGAACAGTATATAGCTGATGACATTGCAAAATACGCTGGAGTTACAATGCCTGTTAAGGCAGGTTTTTTTAATCGTATTATGGTGACGAAAGCCTTGTGCACAGCTCTTCATCCTAATCCAGATGATGAGTTTTCTATTCCATCCGTGGGACCAAGCTACCGAATTATTTCAGAATACGAAAAGAAATATATTTATAATTCAAACCACAGTATGAATTATTTTGATGGCGAAGAGCCTATCATGGTAGAGAAAATCAGACCAGATGGATATATGATTTTAAATGGTCATCATAGATGGGCAGCAGCTCTTAAATTAGGATATGAGAAGATTCCTATTCAAGTCATAAATGTGACTCGCAATCAGGAGATAAAGGATATTATCAAAAATTCGAAGCATGACAAGAGAGTTACTTTGGATTTAGATGAGGTTGTTTTCTGGAATCCTAATAATGGTCCTGCTGAAAATGATTTGCCATTTCCTCTTAATAAGTTTTACAAGGATAAGCTGAGATTAGGAATACCAGCTTTATTCAGGATGTTGAATCAAGCTGGCTATGATATTTGGGTATATAGCTCAAAGTTTTATGCAATGGAGTATATAAGGGCATTGTTTAATAAGTACCATGTTCATGTGACAGGAATTGTAACTGGCACATCTAAAAGAAAACAAACATCCCAAGAAAAAAATGAAATGCAGGATTTATATGTTAAAAAGTATTTATTTACATTGCAAATAGATAATGACTCAGTTTTTATGATGGATAATGTGAGAAAAGAATTTCAGGAGTTTACAATTGATAAAGGCATAAATTGGTCAAAATCAGTTATGGATATTATTAAAGAAATTGATGCCTAA
- a CDS encoding glycosyl hydrolase — MKDNHIFPFLWMRGEDENIIRTEIEKINEAGIKSVCLEARPHPEYAGDKWWHDVDIVIDEAKKRDMTIWILDDAHFPTGMANDGMKNQPEKCRRYLFTQFVDVAGPLPQGQVDVELLTTRQFTWQDFGKQFSEPIYDETKLISVTAYKVNKDDELTGEYIDLTDKVKDGYLTADFPAGVWRVFVTFSTTKIGPKLDYINYIEDGSVQVLIDEVYEKHYARYKDLFGTVIAGFFSDEPGFYNSEGYGGMKIGDHSTLPWGQELEGLLKEELGDDFGLKLPLLFAKDSKDEYRSLRVSYMNMVSKLYSKNFSCKLGDWCQAHGVQYIGHIVEDYNNHMRLGAGVGHYFRAMKGQAMAGIDNIGYQLMPGNDMVCRHTGFSDIIPDLFHYQVGKLGASDAAIDPAKNGRLMCETFGAYGWRLGVRDMKWIVDYQVAQGVNYFVPHAFSMAEYPDNDCPPHFYARGNNPQFKYFCHLMKYTDRLCNLFSNGQNVPQVAVLYEAESDWAGNTMFGHEIGRELLTHQLDFEFIPADVFVNKDYYGCKVEEGNLIVNNRKMKALIVPECEYISKTAASFIVENPQLKVFFVNSRPLGIAENDDVALLEKVLMSGEVFELSALSAELTKAGIKDDLVLSEANNNLRQYHYKKDGRDIYLLVNASVSDTIEGDIVLPQAEGYGCYDAMKDVVTRLETADGKMKLKLRPYDSIIVFTNPDNCVEPEAEKTVNTVMALDTFDVQLNQIACDTPRYEKAFKLQPISNVYRDFSGELVYTTEFDVDSIPSKVTFFAEHVYECMTVELNGNECGYRITPPYEVDITKNIVQGTNKLTVRVSTTALRDANTKPGIFGKERSIIEPTGMFGEVQVRF, encoded by the coding sequence ATGAAAGATAATCATATTTTTCCATTTTTATGGATGCGTGGTGAAGATGAAAATATAATCAGAACAGAAATCGAGAAAATCAATGAGGCTGGTATTAAATCAGTTTGCTTAGAGGCGCGTCCTCATCCTGAGTATGCAGGTGATAAATGGTGGCATGATGTAGATATCGTCATTGACGAAGCAAAAAAGCGTGATATGACAATCTGGATTTTAGATGATGCACATTTCCCAACAGGAATGGCAAATGATGGCATGAAGAACCAGCCGGAAAAATGCAGACGTTATTTATTTACACAGTTTGTTGATGTGGCAGGCCCACTTCCACAGGGACAGGTGGATGTTGAGCTTCTTACTACAAGACAGTTTACATGGCAGGATTTTGGCAAGCAGTTCTCAGAGCCAATATATGATGAGACAAAGCTGATATCTGTTACAGCTTACAAGGTCAACAAGGATGACGAGCTGACAGGTGAATACATAGATTTAACTGATAAGGTTAAAGATGGTTACCTTACAGCAGATTTCCCTGCAGGAGTATGGAGAGTATTTGTCACTTTCTCAACTACAAAAATAGGTCCAAAGCTTGACTACATCAATTATATTGAGGATGGTTCAGTTCAGGTGCTTATTGACGAGGTTTATGAAAAGCATTACGCAAGATACAAGGACTTATTTGGTACTGTAATTGCAGGATTTTTCTCAGATGAGCCTGGCTTTTACAATTCAGAGGGCTACGGTGGAATGAAAATCGGAGACCATTCTACCTTACCATGGGGACAGGAATTGGAAGGCTTGCTAAAGGAAGAGCTAGGAGATGACTTTGGACTGAAGCTGCCACTTTTATTTGCAAAGGATAGCAAGGACGAATATCGCAGCCTTAGAGTGTCCTATATGAATATGGTGTCAAAGCTCTATTCAAAAAATTTCAGCTGCAAGCTGGGCGATTGGTGCCAGGCTCACGGAGTTCAATACATTGGTCACATCGTAGAGGATTACAACAACCACATGCGCCTCGGTGCCGGTGTTGGTCACTATTTCAGAGCCATGAAGGGACAGGCTATGGCAGGTATCGACAATATCGGCTATCAGCTTATGCCAGGCAATGACATGGTATGCCGTCACACTGGTTTTTCCGATATAATACCAGATTTATTCCATTATCAGGTAGGAAAGCTGGGAGCATCCGATGCAGCTATAGATCCTGCAAAAAACGGCCGTCTTATGTGTGAGACCTTCGGTGCATATGGATGGAGACTAGGTGTACGTGATATGAAATGGATTGTGGATTATCAGGTGGCTCAGGGTGTAAATTATTTTGTTCCACATGCATTTTCAATGGCTGAATACCCTGACAATGATTGCCCGCCACATTTCTACGCAAGAGGCAACAACCCTCAGTTCAAATATTTCTGTCATCTTATGAAATACACAGACAGACTGTGCAACCTGTTTTCAAATGGACAGAACGTACCACAGGTAGCTGTGCTATACGAGGCAGAATCAGACTGGGCTGGAAATACAATGTTTGGTCATGAAATCGGACGTGAGCTTCTTACACATCAGCTAGATTTTGAATTTATTCCAGCAGATGTATTTGTAAACAAGGATTACTATGGCTGCAAGGTTGAAGAGGGCAACCTTATCGTAAATAACAGGAAAATGAAAGCACTCATAGTTCCTGAGTGTGAATATATTTCTAAAACAGCTGCAAGCTTTATTGTGGAGAATCCTCAGCTTAAGGTGTTTTTTGTAAATTCAAGACCACTGGGCATTGCAGAAAATGATGATGTAGCTTTACTTGAGAAGGTGTTGATGTCAGGAGAGGTTTTCGAGCTTTCAGCATTGTCCGCAGAGCTTACAAAAGCAGGTATTAAGGATGATTTGGTTCTTTCTGAAGCAAATAATAATCTTCGCCAGTATCACTATAAAAAGGATGGCAGAGATATCTATTTACTTGTCAATGCATCTGTTAGTGATACGATTGAGGGAGATATTGTATTGCCGCAGGCTGAAGGCTATGGCTGCTACGATGCAATGAAGGATGTGGTTACGAGGCTTGAGACTGCTGATGGCAAGATGAAGCTTAAGCTTAGACCATACGATTCAATTATCGTATTTACGAATCCAGATAATTGTGTAGAGCCTGAAGCTGAAAAAACTGTTAACACAGTGATGGCTTTAGATACCTTTGATGTACAGCTTAATCAAATAGCCTGCGATACTCCACGATATGAAAAAGCCTTCAAGCTACAGCCTATTTCAAATGTGTACAGAGATTTCTCAGGCGAGCTAGTGTACACTACAGAATTTGATGTAGATTCAATTCCATCTAAGGTGACATTTTTCGCTGAGCATGTATATGAGTGCATGACTGTAGAATTAAATGGAAATGAGTGTGGATACAGGATTACTCCACCTTATGAAGTGGATATTACAAAAAATATTGTCCAGGGAACTAATAAATTAACTGTAAGGGTTTCAACAACAGCCTTAAGAGATGCCAATACAAAGCCTGGCATTTTTGGAAAAGAGAGAAGCATCATCGAACCAACTGGTATGTTTGGTGAGGTGCAGGTGAGATTTTAG
- a CDS encoding AraC family transcriptional regulator yields MDEEERLCRAAYLSSDHSLWSKAIPIGEYLDLADQGKIVITSTSHYFLDKSENKKGVTISDVQSSSNVCITRHRRYSYPVLHNHNYVEIVYVATGHCTNCFEGYSFDMNTGDVCIMTPSSIHALSCANDDSVILNLMMNKDYFDQNFLSLIRGGKVLVNYLENIIYQRDNSPYILFPTGHDEWLKEIAIHLLSEAVQKPHAYEYSISLLTQEFLLHLVREYEMKAIVPNLKSQSQNNLMVAILGYLSINYKTATLDGTAQFFGYSTAYLSRLIHRTTGKSFTNIITELQMEHALEILKNGKTNLTDIALEVGCFDSSHFSKKFKAYYGISPKAYIKTKLSNSSAVK; encoded by the coding sequence ATGGATGAAGAAGAACGTCTCTGCAGAGCAGCCTATCTAAGCTCTGATCACAGTCTATGGTCAAAAGCCATCCCCATTGGCGAATACCTGGATTTAGCCGACCAGGGCAAAATAGTTATTACCTCTACTTCCCATTATTTTTTAGATAAAAGTGAAAACAAGAAGGGTGTCACCATAAGCGATGTACAAAGTAGCTCAAATGTATGCATCACACGACATCGCCGCTACAGCTATCCTGTTTTGCACAATCACAACTATGTGGAGATAGTCTATGTTGCCACCGGCCACTGCACCAACTGCTTTGAGGGGTATTCCTTTGATATGAATACTGGTGATGTGTGCATCATGACACCTAGCTCCATCCATGCACTATCCTGCGCCAACGATGATTCCGTGATATTAAATCTGATGATGAACAAGGATTATTTCGACCAGAATTTTTTGAGTCTGATAAGAGGCGGCAAGGTACTTGTAAATTATCTGGAAAATATCATATATCAAAGGGATAACAGCCCTTACATTTTATTTCCTACAGGCCATGATGAATGGTTAAAGGAAATAGCCATACATCTGCTATCGGAAGCGGTACAAAAGCCACATGCCTATGAGTATTCCATAAGCCTTCTCACCCAGGAATTCCTGCTTCATCTGGTACGTGAATACGAAATGAAAGCTATTGTACCAAACCTGAAATCTCAATCACAGAACAACCTGATGGTAGCTATTCTAGGCTATCTAAGCATCAACTACAAAACTGCCACTTTGGACGGCACCGCCCAGTTTTTTGGATATTCCACCGCGTATCTTAGCCGCCTTATCCATAGAACCACCGGTAAAAGCTTTACAAATATCATCACCGAATTGCAGATGGAGCATGCCTTGGAAATCCTGAAAAATGGCAAAACAAATCTCACCGATATTGCACTTGAGGTGGGCTGCTTTGATTCCAGTCATTTCAGCAAAAAATTCAAAGCCTATTACGGCATATCACCTAAAGCCTACATTAAAACAAAGCTCTCAAATTCATCGGCTGTAAAATAA
- a CDS encoding holo-ACP synthase yields the protein MSNVLGVGIDLVSISEIHNLDERLNGSFVRQTFTDRELKDADSSLDYYQFLAGRFAVKEAVYKAICGSFTDINFDFRRVETIRQSNGAPKFISNEQLLKILKTIGATDVKISISNQGDLAIAIAELIS from the coding sequence ATGTCAAATGTCTTAGGGGTCGGAATAGACCTAGTTTCGATAAGTGAAATACATAATCTGGACGAAAGACTAAACGGGAGCTTCGTCCGACAAACATTTACAGACAGGGAACTGAAAGATGCAGACTCCTCACTTGACTATTATCAGTTCCTTGCTGGAAGGTTTGCGGTAAAAGAGGCTGTCTACAAAGCAATTTGTGGCAGCTTTACAGATATAAACTTTGATTTCAGACGGGTGGAAACAATCAGACAATCCAATGGCGCACCAAAATTCATATCAAATGAACAACTCCTTAAGATTCTTAAAACAATAGGCGCCACAGATGTGAAAATTTCCATCTCAAATCAAGGGGATTTAGCAATTGCTATAGCAGAATTAATAAGTTAA
- a CDS encoding phosphate acyltransferase — MSVLDKIYDKAKANPQRVAFPEAENEKMMQAAYECGQEGYIVPVLVGDAAKIKELVAERGYDESVFTIVDIAEESYKNEIIAKYVALPNTRLKEKALGRRMENPLYYAMAMQAVGEADVTFAGIDNTTGDVLLAGQMIIGLKEGISTVSSIGLCDIPGFEGSEGQLLAVGDSAVCTNPSAEQLADIAISACDTVKGLLDWEPRCAMICYSTLGSGQGELIDKVKEALAIANEKRPDLDIDGEFQLDAAIVPAVAAKKVNRESKVAGKANVLIWPDLNVGNTAVKLIQQFGHADAYGPMLQGFNSIVCDCSRGAPVSEIKGNVVISAVRAMGQKK, encoded by the coding sequence ATGAGTGTACTTGATAAGATTTATGATAAGGCCAAGGCTAACCCACAAAGGGTAGCCTTCCCAGAGGCCGAAAATGAAAAGATGATGCAGGCCGCTTATGAGTGTGGACAGGAAGGTTATATCGTTCCTGTACTTGTAGGTGATGCTGCAAAGATTAAGGAACTTGTAGCTGAAAGAGGCTATGATGAATCCGTATTTACGATAGTTGATATTGCAGAGGAAAGCTACAAGAATGAAATTATTGCAAAATATGTAGCTCTTCCAAATACACGTCTTAAGGAGAAGGCTCTTGGACGTCGTATGGAAAATCCTCTTTATTATGCAATGGCTATGCAGGCTGTTGGAGAGGCAGATGTTACTTTCGCAGGTATCGACAATACAACAGGAGATGTTCTTCTTGCAGGTCAGATGATTATCGGACTTAAGGAAGGCATCAGCACAGTTTCATCTATTGGACTCTGTGATATTCCTGGATTTGAAGGAAGCGAAGGTCAGCTTCTTGCAGTTGGTGATAGTGCTGTATGTACAAATCCATCAGCTGAACAGCTTGCTGATATTGCAATTTCTGCATGTGATACAGTTAAGGGACTTCTTGATTGGGAACCAAGATGTGCAATGATTTGCTATTCAACACTTGGATCTGGTCAGGGTGAGCTTATTGATAAGGTTAAGGAAGCCCTTGCTATAGCAAACGAAAAGCGTCCTGACCTTGACATTGATGGAGAATTCCAGCTTGATGCAGCAATTGTTCCTGCAGTAGCTGCAAAGAAGGTTAACCGTGAAAGCAAGGTTGCAGGTAAGGCTAATGTACTTATCTGGCCAGACCTTAACGTAGGAAATACAGCTGTAAAACTTATTCAGCAGTTTGGTCATGCAGATGCTTATGGCCCTATGCTGCAGGGATTCAACAGCATTGTATGTGATTGCTCAAGAGGGGCACCTGTTTCAGAAATCAAGGGTAATGTTGTTATTTCTGCAGTACGTGCCATGGGACAGAAGAAGTAA
- a CDS encoding acyl carrier protein → MERKELEAQIIKMVAQCYNADEAKLSVDSEFGKDISGTSVMMVGLVSEIENELDAMIQLADAAACKTIGDLVDKVEEEL, encoded by the coding sequence ATGGAAAGAAAAGAACTTGAGGCACAGATTATTAAGATGGTAGCACAGTGCTACAACGCAGATGAGGCAAAGCTTAGCGTAGATTCAGAATTTGGTAAGGATATCAGTGGAACATCAGTAATGATGGTTGGACTTGTATCAGAAATCGAGAATGAGTTAGATGCAATGATTCAGCTTGCAGATGCTGCAGCTTGCAAGACAATCGGAGATCTTGTTGATAAGGTTGAAGAGGAACTTTAA
- a CDS encoding Zn-ribbon domain-containing OB-fold protein — translation MLETVDDFEPSKEPAKESHLKLEKVVQTYYEGLEQGKLLGRKCKRCGAVEFPPVYACNTCGCDDTEWVELSGKAVMKSIVLPAPLSSKPEYKERMGKYAYGVIETEEGAEFNGVVIGISKKTRPELLDKLPLPVHAKIIDRDGGFKTVVYELDEQ, via the coding sequence ATGCTTGAAACAGTAGATGATTTCGAACCATCTAAGGAGCCAGCTAAGGAGTCACATCTTAAGCTTGAAAAGGTTGTTCAGACATATTATGAAGGCTTAGAGCAGGGCAAGTTACTTGGTAGAAAGTGTAAGAGATGTGGAGCTGTTGAGTTCCCACCAGTATACGCTTGTAATACTTGCGGTTGCGATGACACAGAGTGGGTTGAGCTTAGCGGTAAGGCTGTTATGAAGTCTATAGTTCTTCCAGCGCCACTTTCATCAAAGCCTGAGTACAAGGAAAGAATGGGCAAATATGCTTATGGCGTTATCGAGACAGAAGAGGGCGCTGAATTTAATGGTGTAGTTATTGGAATTAGCAAGAAGACACGTCCAGAGCTTTTGGATAAGCTTCCACTTCCAGTACATGCAAAAATCATCGACAGAGATGGTGGATTCAAAACTGTAGTCTACGAATTAGACGAACAGTAA
- the buk gene encoding butyrate kinase, giving the protein MSYKVLTINPGSTSTKIGYFDGDKLEFSVNVSHDAAKLAEFASISDQLPYRRDLILEEIKKANIDLSQVDAFVGRGGGLLAVEGGTYKVDETILDHARRGANGIQHPAQLGSQLAAEFANQYSKPAFVVNPPDTDEFIIEARMTGIKGVYRQSHLHALNLKETAIRHSNLNGVKYEDKNYVVCHIGGGVSISAHRKGKMIDGNDIVTGDGPMAPTRCGSIPAAQMIRYAYDHPDKKETLSLTTKTGGFVSHLNTSDALEVFNRAEAGDKEAKLIWDTMTYQIIRYIGSMAAVLHGQVDGILLGGGMVHNKKLVADITEACSWIAPVTAYPGEFELEAMAAGAIRVLDGVEEAKVYTGEPCWTPTSL; this is encoded by the coding sequence ATGAGTTATAAGGTTTTAACAATCAACCCAGGCTCTACTTCCACAAAGATAGGTTACTTTGATGGAGACAAATTAGAGTTCTCGGTAAACGTATCACATGACGCAGCAAAGCTGGCAGAATTTGCCAGTATCAGTGATCAACTTCCTTATAGAAGAGATTTAATTCTTGAGGAAATTAAAAAAGCCAACATCGATTTATCTCAGGTAGATGCATTTGTTGGTAGAGGTGGCGGACTTCTTGCAGTAGAAGGCGGCACATACAAAGTAGATGAAACAATTCTTGATCATGCAAGAAGAGGAGCAAATGGAATCCAACATCCAGCTCAGTTAGGTTCTCAGCTTGCAGCAGAATTTGCAAATCAGTATTCAAAACCAGCATTCGTAGTAAATCCACCAGACACTGATGAATTTATTATCGAAGCAAGAATGACAGGTATCAAAGGTGTATACAGACAATCACATTTACATGCTTTGAACCTTAAAGAGACAGCAATCAGACATAGCAACCTTAATGGTGTGAAGTATGAAGATAAGAACTACGTTGTTTGCCATATTGGCGGTGGCGTATCAATTTCAGCACACCGTAAAGGAAAGATGATTGATGGAAATGACATTGTTACTGGAGATGGCCCAATGGCTCCAACTCGTTGTGGCTCAATCCCAGCAGCACAGATGATTAGATATGCTTATGATCATCCAGATAAAAAAGAAACATTGTCACTTACAACAAAGACAGGTGGTTTTGTTAGCCATTTAAATACTTCAGATGCCTTGGAGGTCTTCAACAGAGCAGAGGCTGGAGATAAAGAAGCAAAATTAATCTGGGACACAATGACATATCAGATTATCAGATACATTGGCTCTATGGCAGCAGTCCTTCATGGACAGGTAGATGGAATTTTACTTGGTGGTGGAATGGTTCACAACAAGAAGTTAGTTGCTGATATTACAGAGGCATGTTCTTGGATTGCACCAGTAACTGCCTACCCAGGAGAATTCGAGCTCGAGGCTATGGCTGCAGGAGCAATTCGTGTTCTTGACGGCGTAGAAGAAGCGAAGGTATACACAGGTGAACCTTGTTGGACACCAACCTCGCTATAG
- a CDS encoding DUF1097 domain-containing protein, translated as MKEKWINALTLAFTVALLPPIWAVLSPYIGVTVGAVALICAGLFACLGNDIKKAIPVTAGFLLGDAWAVIALTIMAHSTLNPNLTLYLTLFVMGGLAVIFGTIGEKVIFVPAWLAGWAIGLTIMGPMDIATVGFMPLQIAAAMVAGVWYVGVIGDLFQKMLVKNLKK; from the coding sequence ATGAAAGAAAAATGGATTAATGCTTTAACATTAGCATTTACAGTAGCTTTACTGCCACCAATTTGGGCAGTTTTATCCCCTTACATTGGAGTTACAGTAGGGGCAGTTGCACTTATTTGCGCAGGTCTTTTTGCTTGTCTTGGAAATGACATTAAGAAGGCGATACCTGTTACAGCAGGATTTCTATTGGGAGATGCTTGGGCGGTTATCGCACTTACAATAATGGCTCATTCAACTCTTAATCCAAATCTTACACTTTACCTTACTCTTTTTGTTATGGGTGGACTTGCAGTCATCTTTGGAACAATCGGAGAGAAAGTGATTTTTGTTCCTGCATGGTTAGCAGGATGGGCAATCGGTCTTACAATTATGGGTCCTATGGACATTGCAACAGTTGGTTTTATGCCATTGCAAATCGCAGCAGCAATGGTAGCAGGTGTTTGGTATGTAGGAGTTATTGGAGACTTGTTCCAAAAAATGCTTGTAAAAAATCTAAAAAAGTAG
- a CDS encoding FAD-dependent oxidoreductase — translation MKFEHLMSPMKVGNVTYKNRIVSAPMAFGLIVQNPEARDFTYRKLESGAIGGNACVIVGETDVNFRDAVRIPGFRPFDFAKPEEDMETFNAVAEYAKRIKSHDCIALAELVHCGKEKVPFRPEEEAIGPVECTNLAGVHVRAMNEDDMARIANDFAVAATYMQKAGFDGVLIHGGHGFLFTQFLSPLMNTRTDEYGGSLENRAKFPIQIIKAMREAVGPDFLIELRIDGTDHQPNGITPEETGKFISWVEDYITSVHVTCGIYEDSVKSGTESSMFHEHGLNIEPASIIKKYTKLPVGAVGGINSPEMGEKAIAEGKIDFIILGRQMLADPEFANKCKCGEEDCIRRCLRCYLCFPGSPEEGYTDLPFTSEELALYVGHCRINPLAHLPFDPATLPAATKSNKVLVIGGGPAGLQAAITAFDRGHKVTLVEKKGNLGGLLYFTDIDVDKPDLRNFKNVLIREVEKRDIDVRLNTEVTPDFIKEFGADTVIIATGSLPSCPPIKGIENAHQAMEVYDGELKVGKKVVMIGGGLVGCETGLHLTKLGHEVTVVEMLDRVANEAFGSYREALVWEMENYGMKTMPKTKCLEILPDGVRVENADGEQTLEADTILFALGMKTVPYDELKAAAGDAEVFVVGDSIRPGQVDQCTRSGYLAAVDIAKPENFVDHEYRGIIDKYCNK, via the coding sequence ATGAAATTTGAACACTTAATGAGTCCAATGAAAGTTGGAAATGTAACTTACAAGAACCGTATTGTAAGTGCGCCTATGGCATTCGGATTAATTGTACAGAATCCTGAGGCAAGAGATTTTACTTATCGCAAGCTTGAGAGCGGCGCAATCGGCGGTAACGCATGCGTTATTGTTGGCGAGACAGATGTTAACTTCAGAGATGCTGTTCGTATTCCAGGCTTTAGACCATTCGACTTTGCTAAGCCAGAGGAAGATATGGAAACTTTCAATGCCGTTGCAGAGTATGCAAAAAGAATTAAGAGCCATGATTGTATCGCTCTTGCAGAGCTTGTTCACTGTGGTAAGGAGAAGGTTCCTTTCAGACCAGAGGAAGAAGCAATCGGACCAGTAGAATGCACAAACTTAGCAGGTGTACATGTACGTGCTATGAACGAAGATGATATGGCTCGTATAGCAAATGATTTTGCTGTAGCTGCAACTTATATGCAGAAGGCAGGCTTTGATGGTGTACTTATCCATGGTGGTCACGGATTCTTATTTACACAGTTCTTAAGCCCACTTATGAATACAAGAACAGATGAATACGGCGGATCGCTTGAAAACCGTGCAAAATTCCCAATTCAGATTATCAAGGCTATGCGTGAAGCAGTAGGCCCTGACTTCTTAATCGAGCTTCGTATCGATGGAACTGATCACCAGCCAAATGGTATCACACCAGAGGAGACAGGTAAGTTTATCAGCTGGGTTGAGGATTACATTACATCTGTTCACGTAACATGTGGTATTTACGAGGATTCAGTTAAGTCTGGTACAGAAAGCTCTATGTTCCATGAGCACGGTCTTAACATCGAACCAGCTTCTATTATCAAGAAGTATACAAAGCTTCCAGTTGGTGCAGTTGGTGGAATTAACTCACCAGAGATGGGTGAAAAGGCAATCGCTGAAGGTAAGATTGATTTCATTATTCTTGGCCGTCAGATGCTTGCAGATCCAGAGTTTGCTAACAAATGTAAGTGTGGTGAAGAGGATTGCATCAGAAGATGTTTACGCTGCTACCTTTGTTTCCCAGGTTCACCTGAGGAAGGATACACAGACTTACCATTCACAAGCGAGGAGCTTGCTCTTTATGTAGGTCATTGTAGAATCAATCCTCTTGCACATTTACCATTTGACCCAGCTACACTTCCAGCTGCAACAAAGAGCAACAAGGTTCTTGTAATTGGTGGTGGCCCTGCAGGTCTTCAGGCTGCAATCACAGCATTCGACAGAGGACATAAGGTAACTCTTGTTGAGAAGAAGGGAAATCTTGGAGGACTTCTTTACTTCACAGATATCGATGTTGATAAGCCAGACCTACGTAACTTCAAGAACGTACTTATCCGCGAAGTTGAAAAGCGTGATATTGATGTTCGTCTCAATACAGAAGTTACACCAGATTTCATTAAAGAGTTTGGGGCAGACACAGTAATCATTGCTACAGGTTCACTTCCATCATGCCCACCAATTAAGGGTATCGAGAATGCTCATCAGGCTATGGAAGTTTATGATGGAGAGCTTAAGGTTGGCAAGAAGGTTGTAATGATCGGTGGAGGACTTGTAGGTTGCGAAACTGGATTACACCTTACAAAGTTAGGTCATGAAGTAACAGTTGTTGAAATGCTTGACCGTGTTGCAAACGAGGCATTCGGTAGCTACCGTGAAGCTCTTGTTTGGGAGATGGAAAACTATGGCATGAAGACAATGCCAAAGACAAAATGTCTTGAAATCTTACCAGATGGAGTAAGAGTTGAGAATGCTGATGGAGAGCAGACACTTGAGGCAGATACAATTCTTTTTGCACTTGGTATGAAGACTGTTCCTTACGATGAATTAAAAGCTGCTGCAGGCGATGCAGAGGTATTCGTTGTAGGTGATTCAATCAGACCAGGTCAGGTTGATCAGTGTACTCGTTCTGGATATCTTGCAGCTGTTGATATTGCAAAGCCAGAAAACTTCGTAGATCACGAGTACAGAGGAATTATTGATAAATATTGCAACAAGTAA